The Thiothrix subterranea genome has a segment encoding these proteins:
- the pyrH gene encoding UMP kinase has translation MTSSASNPAIRFRRILLKLSGEALLGNQDSGIDPDILYRVASEALAVQRSGVQVAIVIGGGNLFRGAGLAEKGMDRVRGDQMGMLATVMNSLAMQDAIEKLGGNCRVLTALGIDQVGERYSAHQARRYLEQGDIIICAAGSGNPFFTTDTAASLRGVELQCDLLLKATKVDGIYDADPKKNPTAKRFDRLSFEDAIQRQLGVMDLTAMVMCRDNKLPLGVFDMFAPGALAAMVRGEIVGTLVEV, from the coding sequence ATGACCTCTTCAGCATCCAACCCTGCCATTCGTTTCCGTCGGATCTTATTAAAACTCAGTGGTGAAGCCCTGTTAGGCAACCAAGATTCCGGCATCGACCCCGACATCCTCTATCGCGTCGCGAGCGAAGCCCTTGCCGTACAACGTTCTGGCGTACAAGTCGCTATCGTCATTGGCGGCGGCAACTTGTTCCGGGGTGCAGGCTTGGCGGAGAAAGGCATGGATCGGGTGCGTGGCGACCAAATGGGCATGTTGGCAACGGTGATGAATTCCCTCGCGATGCAGGATGCGATCGAAAAGCTCGGTGGTAACTGCCGCGTATTGACCGCGCTCGGCATTGATCAAGTCGGCGAACGCTATTCTGCGCATCAAGCCCGCCGTTATTTAGAGCAGGGCGACATCATTATTTGTGCAGCAGGCAGTGGCAACCCGTTTTTTACCACCGATACGGCTGCCAGCTTGCGCGGGGTTGAATTACAATGTGACCTATTGCTGAAGGCGACCAAAGTGGACGGTATCTATGATGCTGATCCGAAAAAAAATCCTACGGCGAAACGCTTCGATCGGTTATCCTTCGAGGACGCTATCCAGCGCCAATTAGGCGTGATGGACTTAACGGCAATGGTCATGTGCCGTGATAATAAACTGCCGTTGGGTGTGTTCGATATGTTCGCACCGGGGGCGCTTGCTGCGATGGTTCGCGGCGAGATTGTTGGAACATTGGTTGAGGTTTAA
- the rpsB gene encoding 30S ribosomal protein S2 has protein sequence MPKVTMRQMLEAGVHFGHQTRYWNPKMGQFIFGERNKIHIINLEQSLPMFNDATNFIGKLAAKGGKIMFVGTKRSARDAVSEAAAACKMPYVNHRWLGGMLTNFKTVKQSIKRLKDLERMAEDGTFQKLGKKEILTLTRESEKLERSLGGIKDMRGLPDAIFVIDVGYEKIAVQEANKLGIPVIGIVDTNNSLQGVDYVIPGNDDAIRAIQLYVSAAADAINEGHTAAAITPMPEAEAPAEAADEAQTTDAAGE, from the coding sequence ATGCCTAAAGTTACTATGCGCCAAATGCTCGAAGCAGGCGTTCACTTCGGTCACCAGACCCGTTACTGGAACCCTAAAATGGGTCAGTTCATCTTTGGTGAGCGCAACAAAATCCACATTATCAACCTTGAGCAATCTTTGCCAATGTTCAATGATGCAACCAACTTCATCGGCAAGTTGGCGGCGAAAGGCGGCAAAATCATGTTCGTTGGCACCAAGCGTTCAGCGCGTGATGCGGTCAGCGAAGCGGCTGCGGCTTGCAAAATGCCTTACGTCAACCATCGCTGGTTGGGTGGGATGCTGACTAACTTTAAAACCGTTAAGCAATCCATCAAGCGTTTGAAAGATCTGGAGCGCATGGCTGAAGACGGCACGTTCCAGAAATTGGGCAAAAAAGAAATCCTGACTTTGACCCGTGAATCCGAAAAGCTGGAACGCAGCCTCGGTGGGATCAAAGACATGCGCGGTCTGCCCGATGCGATTTTCGTTATCGACGTAGGCTACGAAAAAATCGCAGTACAAGAAGCTAACAAACTGGGCATTCCGGTTATTGGTATTGTGGACACTAACAACTCCCTGCAAGGTGTTGATTACGTGATTCCGGGCAACGATGACGCGATCCGCGCTATCCAATTGTACGTTTCTGCGGCTGCTGATGCGATCAACGAAGGTCACACCGCAGCGGCTATTACGCCAATGCCAGAAGCGGAAGCACCGGCAGAAGCTGCTGACGAAGCACAAACCACTGACGCTGCTGGCGAATAA
- the frr gene encoding ribosome recycling factor: MIADIKKDAEQRMHKSIDALRNDLAKIRTGRAHPSLLDQITVDYYGSDVPLSQVANIGTEDARTLKVTPWEKPMAAKIEKAILTSNLGLNPSSDGNVIRVPLPALTEERRRDLVKVVKGEAEGARVAIRNIRRDANSDFKALLKEKEISEDEERRAAEEIQKLTDHFIKEVETVLETKEKELMVV, translated from the coding sequence ATGATTGCAGACATTAAAAAAGATGCAGAGCAGCGGATGCACAAAAGTATTGACGCGCTACGCAATGATTTGGCAAAAATTCGTACAGGTCGCGCTCACCCCAGCTTGCTGGATCAAATCACCGTGGATTACTACGGTTCGGACGTTCCCTTAAGCCAAGTGGCGAATATCGGCACGGAAGATGCGCGTACCTTGAAGGTCACGCCGTGGGAAAAGCCAATGGCGGCGAAAATCGAAAAAGCGATCTTGACCTCCAATTTGGGTTTAAACCCGTCTAGCGATGGCAATGTGATTCGCGTGCCGTTGCCTGCATTGACTGAAGAACGTCGCCGTGATTTGGTAAAAGTGGTGAAAGGGGAAGCCGAAGGTGCGCGGGTGGCGATTCGCAATATTCGCCGCGATGCTAACTCTGATTTCAAGGCACTGCTCAAGGAAAAAGAGATTTCCGAAGATGAAGAGCGCCGTGCGGCAGAGGAAATCCAGAAGCTGACTGACCATTTCATTAAAGAAGTGGAAACAGTGCTGGAAACCAAAGAAAAAGAATTAATGGTGGTTTGA
- the rseP gene encoding RIP metalloprotease RseP produces the protein MNLLIIIPAFLVAIGILVTVHEFGHFWVARKLGVKVLRFSVGFGKPLWRRVSNDADQIEYVLAALPFGGYVKMLDERECEEGCDIPEKDLPRAFNRQVLWKRAAIVVAGPVANFLLAILIYALVNMIGQDAMRPYVDVVKDSPMAAAGFQPGEEVTAINGIATDSWEDMRMLLIDEYLKSPQLLFSVKAADGVALQRQLDLSKVAMFDEEAGALDKLGLNPWLPPYDVVVHAVLPDTPAAQAGLQAQDKILQIDDLKPTNGRVFIEHIQQHADQAVTLTLERAGSVQTLTLTPRINPASGVEVATIGAQLAPPPASLREQVYFTQSYGFGESLWRGMNKTWQMSVVTLKLMGRMLTGDVSLKNVSGPVTIAQYAGVTASIGFTVYLGFLAIVSVSLGVLNLLPIPMLDGGHLFYYLIEWIKGSPVSAETEAVGFRVGMAIIGGLMVLALYNDVTRLLN, from the coding sequence ATGAACTTGTTAATCATAATTCCTGCATTCCTTGTCGCGATTGGTATATTGGTCACAGTACACGAATTCGGACATTTCTGGGTCGCTCGTAAACTGGGCGTCAAAGTCCTGCGTTTTTCGGTGGGTTTTGGTAAACCGCTGTGGCGGCGTGTGTCCAACGATGCCGATCAGATTGAGTATGTGTTAGCTGCGCTGCCCTTTGGTGGCTACGTCAAAATGCTGGACGAGCGCGAATGCGAAGAGGGTTGCGACATTCCTGAGAAAGATTTGCCCCGCGCATTTAACCGTCAGGTGTTGTGGAAGCGTGCCGCGATTGTGGTGGCAGGCCCGGTGGCTAATTTCCTATTGGCTATCCTGATTTATGCGCTGGTGAATATGATCGGTCAGGATGCGATGCGTCCGTATGTCGATGTGGTGAAAGATTCCCCGATGGCAGCGGCAGGTTTTCAGCCCGGTGAAGAAGTGACCGCGATTAACGGCATTGCCACGGATTCGTGGGAAGACATGCGCATGTTGTTGATTGATGAATATTTGAAATCCCCGCAATTGTTGTTCAGTGTGAAAGCGGCGGATGGTGTCGCCCTGCAACGCCAATTGGATCTGAGTAAGGTGGCGATGTTTGATGAAGAAGCGGGCGCATTGGATAAGCTCGGTTTGAATCCGTGGTTGCCGCCCTACGATGTAGTGGTTCATGCGGTTTTACCGGATACCCCCGCTGCGCAAGCAGGCTTGCAAGCGCAGGATAAAATTCTGCAAATTGACGATTTGAAACCGACCAATGGGCGCGTTTTCATTGAACATATTCAGCAACATGCCGATCAAGCGGTGACGTTAACGCTTGAGCGTGCTGGTAGTGTGCAAACCTTGACGCTTACGCCGCGTATTAATCCCGCCAGCGGTGTGGAGGTTGCTACCATTGGGGCGCAATTAGCCCCGCCGCCCGCGAGTTTGCGTGAGCAAGTGTATTTCACTCAATCGTATGGTTTTGGCGAATCGCTATGGCGCGGAATGAATAAAACTTGGCAGATGTCGGTCGTGACTTTGAAATTAATGGGACGAATGCTGACAGGTGATGTGTCGTTGAAAAACGTCAGTGGGCCGGTAACGATTGCGCAATATGCCGGTGTTACTGCGTCGATTGGTTTCACGGTTTACCTAGGGTTTCTTGCGATTGTAAGTGTTAGCCTTGGGGTATTGAATTTACTGCCTATTCCGATGTTGGATGGTGGGCATTTATTTTATTATTTGATTGAATGGATAAAAGGTAGCCCGGTGTCGGCAGAAACGGAGGCCGTCGGTTTTCGGGTAGGAATGGCAATCATTGGCGGACTGATGGTGCTTGCCTTGTATAATGACGTTACACGGTTATTAAATTAA
- the glnD gene encoding [protein-PII] uridylyltransferase — protein sequence MIQTNALLDVYDQLLARDPPRTADYAQAIKDARRLLGEAFHAGTNIRTLLQDHAEFIDTLLQHLWGLNGIPQHHRATLIAVGGYGRRELHPASDIDLLILLTDTPGEECRDRLSSFITLLWDIGLDVGHSVRTLDECLETARADLTVITNLIESRYLSGNEQLFQRLREAITPAHMWSSAEFFQAKFEEQQKRYLKLGDTSHRVEPNLKEGRGGLRDIQTISWVTHREYGTMSLQELHENRLLEYDEFQTLREGREFLWRIRFALHELANRKEDRLLFDYQRSLAHLFGYTDDADNAAVEAFMQRYYRTITDLERLNDMLMGIFRDRILTQHPPLPEMLGEWYQKRGNLISVNSPDVFVLYPTALLEIFLLLQMIPGVTGLTPDTTRLIRHNLHRIDASFRQQARHRQLFVQILRQPKGITFVMRLMNRYGILAAYIPAFANIVGRMQYDLFHMYTVDEHTLFVVRNIRRYSTALGAQELPLCAEVFKTLRDPEILYLAGLFHDIAKGRKGDHSVLGATDAYDFCREHGLNLHDASLVSWLVRHHLLMSMTAQRKDISDPAVIHEFAGIVASQSRLDCLFLLTIADIRGTNPKLWNSWKQSLLHELYHSTRRLLSNRTLLTHESQLLIEEKRSAALEPLLQEGFSAAECSALWQQFGADYHLMHSVESVLWHTRHILAEAPFKPTLIHIRRTVSGSSNVLFVYSKDRDDLFSRVVASLEQLNLNVVQARIVSTTEGFDLYTLHILGPDNQLIISDIDQQHIIDTLCNNLERDQPYHHSHRKPRILRNFNVPTRIHFSQQPEKNLTLLEINAGDMPGLLSRLGEAMDGLGLRVHNARINTLGEQAQDIFYITTRNCEMIVNEAQQAHIRHTLEQALQLH from the coding sequence ATGATTCAAACCAACGCCTTATTGGATGTTTATGACCAACTCCTGGCACGCGACCCGCCACGCACGGCCGATTACGCTCAAGCGATTAAGGATGCGCGGCGCTTATTAGGGGAAGCGTTTCACGCAGGCACCAACATTCGCACCCTATTGCAAGATCATGCGGAATTCATCGACACCCTGTTACAGCATTTGTGGGGGCTGAACGGTATTCCCCAACACCACCGCGCCACCTTGATTGCCGTGGGTGGTTATGGCAGGCGTGAACTTCACCCCGCCTCAGACATTGATTTGCTGATTCTGCTCACCGACACACCGGGCGAAGAATGCCGCGACCGTCTCTCCAGCTTTATCACCCTGCTGTGGGACATTGGCTTAGACGTGGGTCACAGTGTGCGCACCCTCGATGAATGTTTAGAAACCGCACGCGCTGACCTTACCGTCATTACCAATTTGATCGAATCGCGCTACCTCAGCGGCAATGAGCAATTGTTCCAGCGCTTACGTGAAGCCATTACGCCCGCACACATGTGGAGCAGCGCGGAATTTTTCCAAGCCAAATTTGAGGAACAGCAAAAACGTTACCTCAAATTAGGCGACACCTCGCACCGGGTTGAACCCAACCTCAAGGAAGGTCGCGGCGGCTTGCGGGATATTCAGACGATTAGCTGGGTAACACACCGCGAATACGGCACAATGTCCTTGCAAGAGTTGCACGAAAACCGGCTATTAGAATACGACGAATTCCAAACCTTACGCGAAGGCCGTGAATTTTTATGGCGAATTCGCTTCGCCCTGCACGAACTCGCCAACCGCAAAGAAGACCGCTTGCTGTTTGATTATCAGCGCAGTTTAGCGCACCTGTTCGGGTATACCGACGATGCCGATAATGCAGCGGTGGAGGCGTTTATGCAGCGTTATTACCGCACGATTACGGATCTCGAACGCTTAAACGATATGCTGATGGGGATTTTCCGCGACCGCATCCTCACGCAACACCCGCCATTACCCGAAATGTTAGGCGAGTGGTATCAAAAGCGCGGCAACCTGATTTCGGTGAATTCGCCCGATGTGTTCGTGCTCTACCCGACAGCGTTGCTGGAAATTTTCCTGCTGCTGCAAATGATACCGGGCGTAACCGGGCTGACACCCGATACCACCCGCTTGATTCGGCACAATTTGCACCGGATTGATGCCAGTTTCCGCCAGCAAGCCCGCCACCGGCAATTATTCGTCCAAATCTTGCGCCAACCCAAAGGCATTACCTTTGTAATGCGCTTGATGAACCGCTACGGCATTTTGGCGGCGTATATCCCCGCCTTTGCCAATATCGTCGGGCGGATGCAATACGACCTGTTCCACATGTACACCGTGGATGAACACACCCTGTTTGTGGTGCGCAATATACGGCGTTACAGCACCGCACTGGGCGCTCAAGAATTGCCCTTGTGTGCCGAAGTCTTTAAAACCTTGCGTGACCCGGAAATTTTGTACCTCGCTGGGTTATTCCACGACATTGCTAAAGGCCGTAAAGGGGATCATTCGGTATTAGGCGCAACCGATGCTTACGATTTCTGCCGGGAACACGGCCTCAATTTGCACGATGCTTCGCTGGTCAGTTGGTTGGTGCGCCATCATTTGCTAATGAGCATGACCGCGCAGCGCAAAGACATTAGCGACCCTGCCGTGATTCACGAATTCGCGGGCATTGTGGCATCGCAAAGCCGTCTTGACTGCTTATTTTTGCTCACCATTGCGGATATTCGCGGCACCAATCCCAAGCTATGGAACAGTTGGAAACAATCCCTGTTGCATGAACTCTACCACTCTACCCGCCGCTTATTGAGCAACCGAACCCTGCTGACCCACGAAAGCCAGCTATTGATCGAAGAAAAGCGCAGCGCAGCACTCGAACCACTCTTGCAAGAAGGCTTTAGCGCCGCCGAATGCAGCGCCCTCTGGCAGCAATTCGGTGCTGATTATCACCTGATGCATTCGGTGGAATCGGTACTCTGGCATACCCGCCACATTCTCGCCGAAGCCCCCTTCAAACCCACGCTGATTCACATCCGCCGCACCGTATCGGGCAGCAGCAACGTCCTGTTTGTCTACAGCAAAGACCGCGACGACCTGTTTTCGCGGGTGGTCGCGTCGTTGGAACAACTTAACCTCAACGTGGTGCAAGCCCGTATTGTCTCGACCACCGAAGGTTTCGACCTGTACACCCTGCACATCCTCGGCCCTGACAATCAACTCATTATCAGTGACATTGATCAGCAACACATTATTGATACGTTATGTAACAATTTGGAACGCGACCAACCCTACCATCACAGCCATCGCAAACCGCGCATTTTGCGTAATTTCAATGTGCCGACGCGCATTCACTTCAGCCAGCAACCCGAAAAAAACCTGACACTGCTGGAAATCAATGCCGGTGACATGCCGGGCCTACTTTCACGCCTTGGTGAAGCAATGGATGGCTTGGGGCTGCGGGTACACAACGCCCGCATCAATACCCTCGGCGAACAGGCGCAGGATATTTTCTACATCACCACCCGCAACTGCGAAATGATTGTGAATGAAGCGCAACAAGCCCACATTCGGCACACGCTCGAACAAGCCTTGCAACTCCATTAA
- the uppS gene encoding polyprenyl diphosphate synthase, whose translation MTNTTPKDAVPRHVAIVMDGNGRWAKARYLPRLMGHHRGVEAARKVIRGCNSAGVECLTLFAFSSENWRRPEEEVSGLMSLFMSALERESAALFRHNVNMRFIGDRSGFSVSLQEKIQQVEAMTASCTGMRLLIAANYGGRWDILQAVRTVASQIAAGELDAVALDEATFSGLLSTSGVPEPDLFIRTGGEKRISNFLMWQMAYAELYFTDVLWPEFDEQCLRDAFADFACRQRRFGMTGEQVSGGKHA comes from the coding sequence ATGACAAATACAACGCCAAAAGACGCGGTTCCCCGGCATGTTGCCATTGTGATGGATGGCAACGGACGTTGGGCGAAAGCGCGTTATCTGCCCCGTTTGATGGGGCATCATCGCGGAGTTGAAGCTGCTCGCAAAGTGATCCGTGGTTGCAATAGCGCTGGGGTGGAATGCCTGACGCTATTCGCGTTCAGCAGTGAAAATTGGCGCAGACCCGAAGAAGAAGTCAGCGGTCTGATGTCATTGTTCATGTCAGCGCTGGAGCGTGAATCCGCTGCTTTATTCCGTCACAATGTCAACATGCGTTTTATTGGCGACCGCAGCGGTTTTTCGGTGAGTTTGCAGGAAAAAATCCAGCAAGTGGAGGCCATGACCGCCAGTTGTACCGGAATGCGTTTGCTGATTGCGGCAAATTACGGCGGGCGCTGGGACATTTTGCAGGCGGTGCGTACCGTGGCCAGTCAGATTGCGGCAGGTGAGTTGGATGCGGTGGCGTTGGATGAGGCAACGTTCAGCGGTTTATTGTCCACTAGCGGTGTGCCTGAACCTGATTTATTTATTCGTACAGGTGGGGAAAAACGCATCAGTAATTTCCTGATGTGGCAAATGGCATACGCGGAATTGTATTTCACGGATGTATTATGGCCGGAATTTGATGAACAATGCTTGCGTGATGCCTTTGCGGATTTTGCGTGTCGGCAGCGGCGTTTCGGGATGACTGGCGAACAGGTATCAGGAGGAAAACATGCTTAA
- a CDS encoding phosphatidate cytidylyltransferase, with amino-acid sequence MLKQRVITGLVLILLVFAGIVFLPVELFGLFSLMFIVGLGAWEWAGLTGCYLPEKRMAGTMMILTASIPLVFIRPDPVWVLAVSIPVWLLVLVALQVYPRNAGFYKKHALAMRLSGILVLLPAWYALMHLHVMHYTYVIYLITLIALADTAAYFTGRKLGKNKLAPDLSPGKTREGMSGAVLATAVWASLASFWLDIPEGKGVIFMMLSMFVVLMSVAGDLFESLLKREAGVKDSGRILPGHGGILDRIDSLLAAAPLFTLGLLWLGISRGI; translated from the coding sequence ATGCTTAAACAACGGGTGATTACGGGGCTGGTACTGATTTTATTGGTATTTGCCGGTATCGTGTTCCTGCCAGTCGAGTTGTTTGGTTTGTTTTCATTGATGTTTATTGTTGGCTTGGGCGCTTGGGAATGGGCGGGGTTGACCGGTTGTTACCTGCCTGAAAAGCGCATGGCTGGCACGATGATGATTTTGACCGCTTCGATTCCGTTGGTGTTTATTCGCCCCGATCCCGTTTGGGTGTTGGCGGTGAGTATTCCGGTGTGGTTGCTGGTGTTGGTGGCGTTGCAAGTATATCCGCGCAACGCGGGATTTTATAAAAAGCACGCGCTGGCGATGCGTTTATCCGGTATTTTGGTGCTGTTGCCTGCTTGGTATGCGTTGATGCATTTGCATGTGATGCATTATACCTATGTTATCTATTTGATTACCTTGATTGCATTGGCGGATACAGCGGCGTATTTCACGGGGCGTAAGCTGGGAAAAAATAAATTAGCCCCGGATTTAAGCCCCGGTAAAACCAGAGAAGGCATGTCAGGCGCAGTGCTTGCTACGGCTGTTTGGGCGTCTTTAGCCAGTTTCTGGTTGGATATTCCTGAAGGCAAGGGTGTAATTTTTATGATGTTATCCATGTTTGTGGTGCTAATGTCGGTGGCAGGTGATTTGTTTGAAAGTTTGCTCAAGCGCGAAGCGGGAGTGAAAGACAGCGGACGCATTTTGCCGGGACACGGCGGCATTCTGGATCGCATTGATAGCCTGTTAGCGGCAGCACCGTTATTCACATTGGGTTTACTGTGGCTGGGGATTTCGCGTGGCATCTAA
- the tsf gene encoding translation elongation factor Ts: MAITAGMVKELRERTGAGMMECKKALTETNGDMEAAIDLMRKSGAAKADKKAGRVAAEGRVVIALTADAKRAAVIEVNSETDFAAKDSFFVAFADEVGATALANNVADVEALSALTEASRTALIAKIGENVQVRRLVWVDAGDGQLATYQHGAKIGVVVCMTGDDGEAGKHVAMHIAASRPACVDESGVPPEMVEREREIQIDIAMQSGKAREIAEKMVVGRMKKFMGEITLVGQPFVMNPDQTVGEFLASKGASISQFVRLEVGEGIEKKQDNFAEEVAAQAAAAAGN, translated from the coding sequence ATGGCAATTACTGCTGGAATGGTGAAAGAGCTGCGCGAACGTACCGGCGCAGGCATGATGGAATGCAAAAAAGCCCTGACTGAAACCAATGGTGACATGGAAGCGGCTATCGACCTGATGCGCAAATCCGGTGCAGCGAAAGCTGACAAGAAAGCCGGTCGTGTTGCTGCGGAAGGTCGCGTGGTGATTGCACTGACGGCTGATGCGAAACGTGCAGCGGTTATTGAAGTCAACAGCGAAACCGACTTCGCGGCAAAAGACAGCTTCTTCGTGGCATTTGCTGATGAAGTGGGCGCAACTGCACTGGCAAACAATGTTGCTGATGTTGAAGCTTTGTCAGCGCTGACCGAAGCCAGCCGTACTGCGTTAATCGCCAAAATTGGTGAAAACGTGCAAGTGCGTCGTTTGGTATGGGTCGATGCGGGTGACGGTCAACTGGCTACTTACCAACACGGCGCGAAAATCGGCGTAGTGGTTTGCATGACAGGCGATGATGGCGAAGCAGGCAAGCACGTTGCGATGCATATCGCTGCCAGCCGTCCGGCTTGCGTTGACGAATCTGGCGTACCCCCTGAAATGGTGGAGCGTGAGCGCGAAATCCAGATCGACATCGCGATGCAAAGCGGCAAAGCCCGTGAAATCGCTGAAAAGATGGTGGTTGGTCGCATGAAGAAATTCATGGGCGAAATCACTTTGGTGGGTCAACCGTTCGTCATGAACCCTGATCAAACCGTTGGCGAATTCCTCGCATCCAAAGGCGCAAGCATTTCTCAGTTTGTGCGTCTGGAAGTGGGCGAAGGCATCGAGAAGAAACAGGATAACTTTGCTGAGGAAGTAGCGGCGCAAGCGGCTGCGGCAGCAGGGAACTAA
- the map gene encoding type I methionyl aminopeptidase codes for MAKTQRDQTITIKTADEIAKMRVAGKLAADVLDMIAEHVKPGITTDELDKICHDYIVNVQQAIPAPLNYGTPPFPKSICTSLNNVVCHGIPGDKKLKNGDALNIDITVIKDGYHGDTSKMFHVGEPTIAGKRLSHVTQQCMYLGILQVRPGATFGEIGKVIQKHAHAYNYSVVEEFCGHGIGSRFHEAPQILHYYSKDSDKIIMEAGMIFTIEPMINQGKRHLKILPDQWTAVTKDHKLSAQWEHTVLVTEEGFEILTLRAEEANWRASL; via the coding sequence ATGGCAAAGACACAACGTGATCAAACAATAACGATCAAAACGGCGGACGAAATCGCCAAAATGCGGGTAGCAGGCAAGCTGGCAGCCGACGTGCTGGACATGATTGCAGAACACGTTAAACCCGGAATCACCACCGATGAATTGGATAAAATTTGCCACGACTACATTGTTAATGTGCAGCAAGCGATTCCCGCCCCGTTAAATTACGGTACGCCGCCTTTCCCTAAATCCATCTGCACATCGCTCAATAATGTCGTGTGTCACGGCATTCCCGGCGATAAGAAACTGAAAAACGGCGATGCCTTGAATATCGACATTACCGTGATCAAAGATGGCTACCACGGCGACACCAGCAAAATGTTCCACGTTGGTGAACCGACCATTGCAGGCAAACGCTTAAGCCACGTTACCCAGCAATGTATGTATCTTGGTATTTTGCAAGTCCGCCCCGGCGCAACCTTCGGCGAGATTGGCAAAGTGATCCAAAAACACGCGCACGCCTACAATTACAGTGTGGTCGAAGAATTCTGCGGACACGGCATCGGCAGCCGTTTCCACGAAGCGCCGCAAATCCTGCATTACTACAGCAAAGACAGCGATAAAATCATTATGGAAGCGGGGATGATTTTCACCATCGAACCGATGATCAACCAAGGCAAACGCCACCTGAAAATCCTTCCCGATCAATGGACCGCCGTCACTAAAGACCATAAATTATCCGCACAATGGGAACACACCGTGCTAGTGACCGAAGAGGGTTTTGAAATTCTCACCCTCCGCGCCGAAGAAGCTAACTGGCGTGCCAGTCTATGA